In the genome of Triticum urartu cultivar G1812 chromosome 5, Tu2.1, whole genome shotgun sequence, one region contains:
- the LOC125509740 gene encoding uncharacterized protein LOC125509740 gives MASAPVEFLGAREGGAGGEALYCAIILWLSVMSWIIFTCVGGDDGGRRRKGRRDTKVFVGAERMCDGTGPHCSGGYGLCGSCVD, from the coding sequence ATGGCGTCGGCGCCGGTGGAGTTCCTGGGCGCGCGGGAGGGCGGGGCCGGCGGGGAGGCGCTCTACTGCGCCATCATCCTCTGGCTGTCCGTCATGTCCTGGATCATCTTCACCTGCgtcggcggcgacgacggcggcaGGCGCAGGAAGGGCCGCCGCGACACCAAGGTCTTCGTCGGCGCCGAGCGCATGTGCGACGGCACCGGGCCCCACTGCAGCGGCGGGTACGGCCTCTGCGGCTCCTGCGTCGACTAG